The following are from one region of the Pseudomonadota bacterium genome:
- a CDS encoding AsmA-like C-terminal region-containing protein produces the protein MNTLGGYANIYGIIDLSGATPYIYATGKVSRITGGMFLKAFGEETHVFDSRAMLYGSLSSEGNNMKGLLSRMNGNLIVYSKDGVIKKWNLLSKIFGLLNVYDLLKGKVDLKQEGLSYKRLGATFTVKDGIFNTKDFLIDSPSMLITGNGNLDMNKNEIDGSIAVSPLVTVDRIINKIPILRNIIGGKEKGFFYTAYNVKGPINDPEISLNFTESIGGKTIEILRNILVLPKEVFEQ, from the coding sequence ATGAATACACTCGGTGGATACGCCAATATCTACGGTATAATCGACCTTTCAGGAGCCACCCCGTACATATATGCGACTGGTAAGGTTAGTAGAATAACCGGTGGCATGTTTCTGAAGGCTTTCGGGGAAGAGACGCATGTATTTGATAGCAGGGCAATGTTATATGGAAGCTTATCATCCGAAGGGAACAACATGAAAGGGCTTCTCAGCAGGATGAACGGTAACCTCATCGTGTATAGTAAGGATGGTGTGATAAAAAAGTGGAATCTTCTCTCAAAGATATTTGGACTTTTAAATGTCTATGACCTCCTTAAAGGTAAGGTAGATTTAAAACAGGAGGGCCTGTCATATAAAAGGTTGGGGGCAACCTTTACTGTTAAGGACGGTATTTTTAATACAAAGGATTTCCTTATAGATAGCCCATCTATGTTAATAACCGGAAATGGCAATCTGGACATGAATAAAAATGAAATAGATGGGAGTATCGCTGTGTCACCCCTTGTTACCGTGGACAGAATTATAAATAAGATCCCCATCTTGAGAAACATTATCGGGGGAAAAGAGAAGGGTTTTTTCTATACAGCGTATAATGTAAAAGGACCGATAAATGACCCTGAGATAAGTTTAAATTTCACAGAAAGTATCGGCGGTAAAACAATTGAAATATTGAGAAACATACTGGTCTTACCAAAAGAGGTGTTTGAGCAGTGA